The Methanomicrobia archaeon region AACTAAGGAGGTGCTGCGCCATAGCTATATCCCCGAGCGGCTCCCGCATCGCGAAGGGGAGATCCAGCGGTTGGCTGGTATCATGGCCGCAGGGTTACGCGAGGAGACGCCGTCGAACGTGCTGATCTACGGGCAGACGGGCACGGGCAAGACAGCGACGGTAAAGTACGTCAGCAAACAGCTGGAGGAAGCGGCGCAGAAGGTGGGCGCGCAGTGCTCGGTCGTGTACATCAACGGGGTCGTCTTTGACACCGCATATCGGGTCTTTGCCTATCTTGCCCGCACGTTCAATCGGCGGGTGCCCATGATCGGCTGGCCGACGGATATGGTCTACGCGGAATTCAAGAGCGGTCTTGATGCCGAGCAGCGCAGCCTGTTCATCATTCTGGATGAGGTGGATAAGCTGGTGAGCAAGGGTGACAATGTGCTGTACGTGCTCTCGCGCATCAACAGTGAGCTGTCCAGAGCGCGGGTAAGCTTGATCGGGATCTCCAATGACCTCACCTTCGCCGATTCCCTGGATCCGCGGATCAGATCATCACTGAGCGAGGAGGAGCTTATATTCGCGCCCTATAACGCTGAGCAGTTGCGCGATATTTTACATGAGCGTGCCGTGACCGCATTTGTGCCTTCGGTACTTGAACCATCCGTCATACTGCTTTGTGCCGCGCTCGCAGCGTCAGAAGACGGCGATGCGCGACGTGCGCTCGCTCTGCTCCGGGTCTCCGGCGAGATCGCTGAGCGTACCGGCGCACAGAAGGTCAGTGAAGAGCATGTGCGACTCGCGAGCGAGAAGTTAGAGATGAATCGACTCGTTGAGGTGGTCAAGACACTGCCGCTTCACTCCAAGATCGCGCTCAGCAGCGTGGTTGTTCTGAGCAGGGAGCGTAAGAAGCGCCGGTACACGAGCGGAGAAGTCTACCTGATGTACCGCAAATTATGTAACCATCTGGCAATTGACCCGCTGACACAGGCGCGCGTAACCGAATTCGTCTCGGAATTGGATATCTTAGGGCTGATCGAGACCACGTTGGTCAGCCGCGGCAGATACGGACGGACGAAGGAGATCTCGCTCAGTATCCCTGACGAGCTCGTGCAGCCCATCTTGCTTGAGGATTACAAGCTCAAAGAGCTCGCTAAACTGAAGATGAAAACGCAGGCAACACTGTAAGCTTGATAGCGATGGCGGCCACGTCAACTTGCGTTCGCGTTTATATAATTCCTGCTTCCATACCCGGGATGTCAACGTGACTGATCGCCGGTAGTCGCGGCGCTCGGTTTCGCAGTGCTCTGCCCGTTCCTCCGCCCCAAAGATCCGGGAAGCTTAATAAAACCGGCGCATTAGAAGATAATGGGGGCAGGTGAACGTGAAGCTCTTACCACCGACCGTTTTCTACGCGTTGTTACTCGTATCGATCGCATCACACTTCGCGGTTCCAATCATCACGCTGATTCGCCCGCCGTACAGCTTCCTGGGCGTGCCGATCATCATCTTCGGCGCCGGCCTTAACCTATGGGCCGACTCACTCTTCAAGAAGCGAAATACACCCGTGAAGCCAACGGAAATGCCCGTGTCTTTCGTGACCAACGGCCCGTTCCGCATCAGTCGTCATCCAATGTATCTCGGCATGGCGGCGATTTTATTGGGCGTTGCGGTCGTTCTGGGCTCAATACTGCCTTTAGCATTTCCGATTCTCTTTTTAGCGCTCATGGAGCGTCTGTTCATCCCGCGGGAGGAGGCAAATCTCGAACGAGCGTTTGGTGACGACTACCGGGCGTATAAGAAACGAGTGCGGCGGTGGATTTGATGCTTTTCCTCACCAGATCCCTTCCAGACATTCACGTGAACAACAGGCATTTTGTACCTCATGCTCTTTACTGGATACAGCGATCTATAATAGAGTATAATTAAGCTAGTGGCAACGGCTCTTAAGGGGGCAGTGGTGATGGAAGCGCTCGAAGCGATATTCACGAGACGGAGTGTGCGGCGATATACCGGTCAGGATGTGCCGGAAGAGCTCATTCAGAAGATACTTGCGGCAGCGATGAACGCGCCATCGGCAGGCAACGAACAGCCCTGGCACTTCATTGTGGTACGCAGGAAAGACCTGCTGGAAGCGGCCTCCCGCATCAGCCCCTACATGCCGATGGTAAAGGACGCGCCGGTCGCGATCCTGGTCTGCGGCGATCCGAGTCTGGAGAAGTTTCCGGGATTTTGGGTGGAGGATTGCTCTGCGGCGATCCAGAACATGCTTCTTGCCGCGCATGCACTGGGACTCGGCGCGGTGTGGACGGGCATCTACCCGCAGCAGGAGTACGTGGATGGTTTTAAGGCGCTCTTCAAGCTCCCTGAGCGGATCATCCCGCTGGGCCTGGTGCCTCTTGGCTACCCCGCGCACCCCTACCCCCGAAAGGACCGGTTCAACGCGGAGCGCATCCATTATAACGGCTGGTGACGAACTCAGCCCATGTAACTTAGATAGCTAGCTGATCTCGACGAGCTGGATCTCAAAGGTCAAATCCTTCCCTGCCAGCTCATGGTTCGCATCCAGCGTGACACTCGTCCCGGAGACCTCCGTCACCGTGACGATCATTCCGCTCTGTGTCCGTAATTTCTGACCGATTTCAGGCTCCATGCCTGCAGGCAGTTGATCACGAGGGATCACGAATACCCGTTCCTCGTAATAGGGGCCGTAGGCCTGATCCGCGGGAATGGTGACGGTTTTGGTCTCGCCCAGCTTCATGCCGATCACCGCCTGCTCAAAGCCGGGGATCATCTGGCCGTCGCCGAGGGTAAATTGTAGCGGGTCACGCCCGAGCGAGGAATCAAACACCGAGCCGTCTGCCAGGGTGCCTGTGTAGTGCACCTTCACCATGTCGCCGATCTTCGCTGTCTCTGCGATCCTTGCAGCGGGCTCTTCCGCCTCTTTCTCAGCGCAGCCGGCACAGAGCACTGCTATAATGACTGCGATTGTAATCACAACACCTGCAATTGCATTTCGCTTCATCTTCTCACCTTCTGTTACCTTGATCTAACGGCGGTATTTATAGCATGCCGTGTTTACTTACAACTATCTCGTTTAGGTTACGTTCGCAGAGCTGCGAGCGAGGTGGGGAATGACCATGGCGACAGAGCCTCGAACCACCAGCCGATGGCTGTACGTCTCGATTGTGTTGATAGTCCTGGTCATCGTCCAAGCAGGCCTCTTCTCTTTCCTTATGAACGCTTACCAGCGTGATCTTAATGAGCTGCAGGTGGATCTCGCGAGATTTGAGGACTCGATAGCGGGGCTCCGATCTGATCTCGATCAGCTCCGCGGCACCGATATGATCCCCCGGGCGCCGGGTTTAACGCTCGGTCAGATCTACGAGCTCTCGAAAGATTCCGTGGTACTGATCACCGCGAAGTCGTGGACCTTTGCGGGTTTGGCGCCGGTTTCGAGCGGCTCGGGATTCCTTTACGATACCCAGGGTCATATTATCACGAATCACCACGTGATCGAAGATGCGGCCGCGCTGGAGGTGACCTTCAGCGATGGCACCATTGTGCCGGCTGAGCTGGTAGGGGCTGATCCCTACAGTGATCTGGCGATTATTCGGGTGAACGACCCGCCAGATTTGCTCCATCCACTTCCGCTCGGGAAGTCGTCCCCGTTGCAGGTGGGTGAGTATATCATAGCGATCGGCAACCCCTTTGGCTTGAGCAATTCAGTGACCTTCGGTATCGTCAGTCAACTCGGTCGTGAGCTTGATGCACCGGGGGGGTTCAAGATCGTGGACATCATCCAGGTCGATGCCGCGATCAACCCCGGCAACTCGGGGGGGCCACTGATGAACATGCGCGGCGAAGTGGTCGGCGTGAACACCGCTATTATCGCCAATTCGGAAGGTGTGGGTTTTGCCATACCCGCTGACACGGTCACCCGCGAGGTTTCGCAGCTCATTGAAACGGGCACCTATCAACATCCCTGGATCGGCGTTTCCGCTGCGAATCTCGATCCTGTCATTGCCGCTGAGCTCGGACTGGAGATCACGAAAGGCACGATAATCGTCGCCGTAGTTGAGGGCGGTCCGGCTGAGGCCGCCGGCTTGAAGGGTGGTCAGACGGGCGATGTGATCGTGGGCGTGGATAACGTGACCGTGCGAAAGTTAATCGATGTCCTCGTGTATATCGAGCGGAACAAGAACCCGGGTGATATCGTGACGCTACAGATCATCCGCGAGGGGAGAGAACTCAGCGTTCCGGTGACGCTTGGGGTGCGGCCCGGGCCGTAAGGAACCTGCGCGCCATATCCATCGCCGTTTTGTTCAGTGGTTTACCAGAACGCCGGCACAGAGTGACTGCTGCTGTTTTGAGCGATTATTCTGACCTGTGTGCATAACAGAGCGTTTA contains the following coding sequences:
- a CDS encoding ORC1-type DNA replication protein, with the protein product MEVLTAPEEGKAMDDLFGGLLNAQRIFATKEVLRHSYIPERLPHREGEIQRLAGIMAAGLREETPSNVLIYGQTGTGKTATVKYVSKQLEEAAQKVGAQCSVVYINGVVFDTAYRVFAYLARTFNRRVPMIGWPTDMVYAEFKSGLDAEQRSLFIILDEVDKLVSKGDNVLYVLSRINSELSRARVSLIGISNDLTFADSLDPRIRSSLSEEELIFAPYNAEQLRDILHERAVTAFVPSVLEPSVILLCAALAASEDGDARRALALLRVSGEIAERTGAQKVSEEHVRLASEKLEMNRLVEVVKTLPLHSKIALSSVVVLSRERKKRRYTSGEVYLMYRKLCNHLAIDPLTQARVTEFVSELDILGLIETTLVSRGRYGRTKEISLSIPDELVQPILLEDYKLKELAKLKMKTQATL
- a CDS encoding isoprenylcysteine carboxylmethyltransferase family protein, with the translated sequence MNVKLLPPTVFYALLLVSIASHFAVPIITLIRPPYSFLGVPIIIFGAGLNLWADSLFKKRNTPVKPTEMPVSFVTNGPFRISRHPMYLGMAAILLGVAVVLGSILPLAFPILFLALMERLFIPREEANLERAFGDDYRAYKKRVRRWI
- a CDS encoding nitroreductase family protein; its protein translation is MEALEAIFTRRSVRRYTGQDVPEELIQKILAAAMNAPSAGNEQPWHFIVVRRKDLLEAASRISPYMPMVKDAPVAILVCGDPSLEKFPGFWVEDCSAAIQNMLLAAHALGLGAVWTGIYPQQEYVDGFKALFKLPERIIPLGLVPLGYPAHPYPRKDRFNAERIHYNGW
- a CDS encoding peptidylprolyl isomerase, whose product is MKRNAIAGVVITIAVIIAVLCAGCAEKEAEEPAARIAETAKIGDMVKVHYTGTLADGSVFDSSLGRDPLQFTLGDGQMIPGFEQAVIGMKLGETKTVTIPADQAYGPYYEERVFVIPRDQLPAGMEPEIGQKLRTQSGMIVTVTEVSGTSVTLDANHELAGKDLTFEIQLVEIS
- a CDS encoding PDZ domain-containing protein, which gives rise to MTMATEPRTTSRWLYVSIVLIVLVIVQAGLFSFLMNAYQRDLNELQVDLARFEDSIAGLRSDLDQLRGTDMIPRAPGLTLGQIYELSKDSVVLITAKSWTFAGLAPVSSGSGFLYDTQGHIITNHHVIEDAAALEVTFSDGTIVPAELVGADPYSDLAIIRVNDPPDLLHPLPLGKSSPLQVGEYIIAIGNPFGLSNSVTFGIVSQLGRELDAPGGFKIVDIIQVDAAINPGNSGGPLMNMRGEVVGVNTAIIANSEGVGFAIPADTVTREVSQLIETGTYQHPWIGVSAANLDPVIAAELGLEITKGTIIVAVVEGGPAEAAGLKGGQTGDVIVGVDNVTVRKLIDVLVYIERNKNPGDIVTLQIIREGRELSVPVTLGVRPGP